The genomic DNA GAAATGGAGATTCCAACTGCATATGTGGAGTCATTGCCCAAGGTATGCATTTCCATGTGAAATTGGTGTGACAGATCTTTCCTCTTGGTCAATAAATCTGCCATATTGCAGAGTTTGATTATTTTTACAAAACGTCATGAAGTTGCTTTTAGGTAGTAACCTGTATATGCCTAAACCTCAAAAGAAACCAAGGACTTATCCATACATTTCCAGCGTGATTCAACTTAAAAGAGTTTAAACATTAGTGGAATTGTGTAAGGAGAATGTTATTTTTCCTTGGCAGAATGGAAAAGAGTGTCTTGGCGATATCATCTATCGCTACATTACTGCCGAGCAGTTTTCCCCGGAATGTCTCCTTGATTGCCTCGACCTCTCATCTGAGCATCACACCCTTGGGATAGCCAACAGGGTCGAGGCAGCAGTCCATGTCTGGAAGCTGAAAGACCAGAGAAAACATGTGGGTCATACGAAAGGGAAGCGCTCTTCATGGGGTGGCAAAGTTAAGGGCCTTGTTACTGACACAGAAAGGAATCGGTTTCTTGCCCAACGAGCTGAGACCCTCTTACAGAGTTTAAGGCTTCGTTTCCCTGGCCTTCCACAGACTGCATTGGATATGAATAAGATACAATATAATAAGGTACTTTTACAGCTATTCAGCATTGACATAACAATCCATAGCCATTGCTCTCTCTTCAAAATCCATCAATTGCTATTTggtaaaatataaaagtatatgTAAACGCGTAAGCAATTTAGATGTGCAGTGATATGTTGTAGCTGTTGGTAGTTAAATATCATCATTACTAGTAAAACTCCCCACGCTTCGTGGCGGAAGATAATTTgcttttattatttgcaatTTCAAGTCCTCAATTGACCAAAAAAAGTTTGCCAATGAcatgtaaatataaattaatatgataCTCAACAATTAACTCAACGGTAGTTAACAAATTTATAGAGgaattgatataatttgaaatatccctttatttataaaatgttCTTTGAATTACTGTTTCAAATATCTTAATTTAGAAATTGGCAATAAAATCCTAATTTagatacatttatatatactaacAAAGAAAAGTTATTAGATTAGATtccttaatattttttttctgtggACTACTGAGTATTTTTTTGACGTGGTTGAATCTCTGAAAAATTAAACGTAACTAAATTTATTGTTCAATATGAAATTCTCCCTATTGACATTTAAAAAAGtgtcattaattaaaaaagtaaCTTATTagcaaatttaaaaaattttaaaaaataggtCTTAAAGTAGAAACTTATTAccattttgaaatattaaattattaaaaccGCAACctaatcttaattttttaaaaatatatagaagatttcttttttcaaagaaattaaaataatatatttctttcatCCTATGAATGAATGACATGGGGAGGCTTTAAGGGAGCTCTCTTGTTTCTCTATTTTAGcctaatatatagatatagatatagattagcCTCATATAGAGATGTCAATGATCATCACAGAGGCCCTGTTTAGAGGTCGGTGAAGATCCAGTGATAACTTTTAGGATATAGGCTGGGACCCATGAGAGAAATAGATATCTTAGTAGTCTTTTTTTGCAGGATGTGGGCCAATCCATTCTTGAGAGCTACTCGAGAGTAACAGAAAGCCTAGCCTTCAACATAATTGCGAGGATCGATGATGTCATATACGTGGACGATGCAACAAAACGATGCGCTGCAGTAGACTCCACTTCCATTTTTGGCAGAGGAGGCCTAGGCGGAGTTCCCATCCAAAAGAGAATGTCTCCGAGCCCATTCTCCATCAAGCACACCCCTTATGGTTCTCCGTTTGCAACTCCATCCTTGAGTCCAATCGGTGGTAGCCCGGGTAGAGGCCCCTCTGGCAACAGTAAGAACAGCTTCGAGGCACCCGATAAGAAGGCAGCAACAGCGTCTGCAGCAGCTGATTTTGAGAAGGTATGGTCTTATGCTGGAAACTTGAGCTCCAGAAGGGTCTCGGCTGGTGACGCTCCTGAACGGGATTGAGTGAAGGGACTTGAGAATGAGATACAAGTAGAATAACGTAACTAGTGGCTTACGTGTGTAGAGGGTAGAGGATCTGGGATTGGTGATCTTTGCCGTACAATGAGAATGATCCGGTTAGGTGGATATCTGATCTATGTATAGTATTTAGCAGTTAGCACGTAGAGATAATGCTCGATcgttacttttcttttctgacaTGGTTTTTCACGTGGAGATGGGTCAAGTAAGGAAATGTAATATTTTCCTGTTCTGTTCCTTATGGAGAAGTGCAAATGATAGTGATAACTTGTTCCATTAGCTGCCAGGCTTTGTCAGTCTTAATATACTCCCGTGTTTGTTCGAGGAAACTGCATTTGCATCAGTTATCCTTGCAAGGAATTCCCCATCTCTCCTATGGTGCTCTTTGCGGAACTGATGGAGACCGGACTTTCAAGAGGAAGCTTCTCACACCCGGATCGACCCGCCCTTGTTAGGCGTGAAACTTCTTGGCCCTCACTATAGCCATTCCCCAAACTACTGGAAAAAAGGTGGAAGTAGACGATGGAAGTAAAGGCTTAACTTGGATTCTTCCAGAGATCGGAATGTGTTGGACCACATAACGTCCCTGGACAGAGTCTAAGCCACCAGAGAATGAACAGAAATGTAGCCTTTTGCTGTTGCACATTGCGAGTGCAATGGCTTACAATCAATAGCTGTATCATTGCCAAATCATGTGCAACTTGTGGATACTGACTTTCGGCTTCTGCCACCCCCAATTATGACACTCTCATCAATGTCTGGTCCCGTTCAATGTTACTCAGTAGTTGTCAAGCTGAACTTGTACATTGGAGGGAGCATTTAGTGTGACATAGTTATACGTGCTGTTGACGTGCAACACGAGGGAGTGTTTCCTGCCTGAAAATTACTACTCGCTGCCCTAGCACGGGTGGGAGCTCCAGTGGAACCCTCGGCACTGTTGATGCGTGGCTTAGCGTCTGAGACTTTTGGAAGATAGATGATGTATGTCACGTTTCAACAAGAATTAGTTTAGTCCACGAGAACGCACGCTCAATATACTGGTGACCGACCGCAAGTGAATGTAGCGAAGCTTTGGAATGGAATCGAAGCAGAACCACTGGAAGAAAGGGCGTATATATGGGCTAATCACTCAAACATCTCCACATGTACGGGATCAGATAAGGCTTGGCTTTACCTTCCACGGCCAACGGCTTTGTACGTTCTATTCTATCCACTTTCTATAGGATCCACAGCCCTATAGCTCAAGTAAAGGATCCACTGAAATCTAAATGGGACTGGCGGTGGGCGATTGGGGAAACCTAAGCTCGGCTTTCTATCTCTCCGACTTGCTCGATATAATTGGCTTTAGAGAAAAGTGACTTGGTTTGAAGTGGTCTTGTATTTAGACCGAGCCTTAGCAATGCTTGGCAGTGGCCGCCACTGCCTTGACCAACAGCAGTTCGACGCAGTCCCATTGGGCATCATTCACAATTACAAATGAAATGCGAACAAGGACCACGGCAAGATAGGGACATGCTCATACAATACGCCTTAAGAAAATGGATCCTGCAGCTTGCTACAACTTCCTCATGGCAAAACCACTTTCGCACCGGACCGAATTTCTCAAGCAGAGACTACAGTACTCACAGTTGCAATATGAATCCCCTGCTCCCCGGAAATTATTATGACTAAAATAGTTAATGGAACCTCTCACAGAAACAGCACAGGGTCGGGTTCCCCACTGGGATGCTTATGAAAATGCTTCTTCATAGATTTGGAAACGAATTGAGCATGTCTGGAGAAAGCAATAAACAAGACCTTTACACGAGAGATGGAAGGTTCAGCAATAGACCCTATGGAATAAGAAACCTAAATATTTACAGGACCTGTAGGATTTCGCTATAAGCAAAGCACCTTTACAATCATTTcagttgaaaaatatattagaaCCTACTCCAAAGATGAGCCTTCCCCAGACAAGCAAACATTATTCTCAGCATGTAAGGTTATCCCGCACATTGTCCCATACAATGCCAGTTCTGCAAGAATTTCTCGTCTTACAGAGCCAGTAACTCCAATTGGCCTTCCACCTGCAGCAGTGAAAGATTTCCATGACGAAGGTTTCAACATACACGAACACAAATATATAGGGATATATCATGATGAAAGAGCAGATACCCGTTAACAGACTAAAACATTCAACTTAAGCAATGCACGTGATTCTAAATTTAAAGGTTGCCCTTACTCCTCAACAAGTGAATGATGGGAAGTAAGAGAAGAGGTTTTATGTTTCAAAGCAATGATCCTTAAAGTGACTTTTGCTGAGGTAGgaatttcatttatattttcttttggggCAAATAATGCAGTAGATCGGGCCAATGAAAGATGTGCATTAACACAAAGAAGAGCACCATACCCTTAGGAGAATTATACTAGGGATACAGCTCTTTAGATTGTTAGCTTAGTGCATTATTGATCATTCAACCTCAGCTTTTCGTCATAATGAGTTCATCAAAAGTTATTAGGTAGGGATTAATAGCAGAGATTTAACAGAGGATACAGATGCACAAGGACTATTTTCTTCTAGATAAGGTCCAGTTCGAATGAGAATGTTCGTTGCATGGGAGTGTAACATTCGGCAAAtttttgtggaaaaaaaagaaggattcTAAGGATTCTATAGATCTATTATGAGCCTCTGCATCAATCCTTTTTATTCGATTTATTCCAAGACAAAGATTCAACAATCATGTAGCCAAAATCACGGAACTATTCAGGGAACAAAATTCTCACCTCTGCTGTCCTTGAGGTGATCCATTCTGGAGGTGGCCAGAACAGCTCAGAGTAACCGATATAATCGTCTAGAGGCCCAATACGACCAGTCCCCATGTCAAACACGCCAATATCATGACCCTGGAAGATACCATCATCATCCCCATTCGAGTAGTAGAATTCACCAGTGAAGAATATACAATTGCCCTTGCAAGCCTTCAGGTCAGAGGATGACGCAGAAAACGTGCAGTCCTCTCCCAGGAACAACACTCTATCCCCTAATTCACGAACCTCGACCCACTTCTTCTCCTTAAGATCTAACTTATAAACCTTAAACTTGACAGTCCTCTCAGTAACAATTGAGTTGAACTCATCCGGCTCCACATCCACCGGGCCCTCATAATCAGCATAGACAGTTAAATACATATCGGCCAGCAGCAACTCCCCGAGCGATTCGACTAAGAACTTCTTGTCACCTCCAAAAGTCGGACCTGCAACCTCAGTCAATTTCAAATCCAACCCGACATTCACAGTCCTCCCGGTGCCATCAACAGCAAAAAATTTATCCTTAAACAGTATCACATCATCATAGGGAGAGGGCATGTCACCGATAATACTCCACCTCTTGTCCCCAGATTTGTACACAGCCAATTTCCCGGAAACATGGATTGTCAGCACGACAAATTCCGTGCAATTCAATCCCATAAAGACAACCTTTTCCATGTATATATTGAGTCCGTTACTGACCGGGTCCCGAGCCAGATGCGGGTAGGTCATGTACTGCATCACGAACTCACTGGCCAATTCCGAAACCCTAATCTTCGAGGTGTCGAGGACCCTCGGGAAATTATTGGGGAAAGGCCCGGACTCAACCCTAGAGAGCGGGTTGAGGAGGGCCATCCGGTTAGGGACGTCCTCCTTGACCTTGATCAGCCAGCTGGAGCCGCGCCGGTGAGGGTCCACCTGGCCGGGGGGATAGTGGGGCACGCTGAGAAGGTATACGCTTCTCTTCGAGAGGCAGAACCCCAGGGTGAAGTCGGCGATGCCCTCGTTGGGGAGGATCGGGAACCGCGGAGGCAGCAGCCTCCGGCCGGGGGGAACCGCGGACCGCCACGTGGAGCACACCGATCGGAAGCGGACGACGTCGGACCGGGCATCAAGGTGATCGGAGATCTCGTCGAGGAGCTCATGCGGCATCATGGACCACTCAGCCATTTTCCTGTTTGGATTTCCCCGGGAGGCCAGAGCTGATAGAGTAAGCGAGGGAAGCAATGGATCGGTCCGAACCACGACCGCAGCGTTATTAACTTCAGCTGCAGCTCCGCGGCGGCACTTCACTGGAGGTCACGGTGGCGAGCTGGCCTCTCTCCGGCCGGAGTGGCGGTTGTACGGACACGCGGCGACCGGTGATCATGAAAGTGGAGGGGATTGGATCCTTCCGAGTCCGttaaaagcttttttttttttccctaaattcTGGTATTCGAAAGAATTAGTGCATCCTATTAATTAATAGAGTCGGATCATCCCATTAATGGTAAAGATCTCGTagcataaattttcttaattaaaacaTTTTTGTAGTGGTAATTAAGGAGGGAACGTTTCTCTTGTttggtccttttttttccataaattgaaaaaaaaatgtattttcttGACCTTGTTGCCACACATTGTTGGGTGTTTCTTACCAAAATATGTCGTGGAAGTGTGATATTACGAGAACTATATGGCGCACCTCGATTTGTAATCGCATGCCATATTCGGATTATATGCatgacaatttttaaaaagaaattgataaatatttaCTCTGCAAAAGTCGCGATTATTTGCATGGTACCAAAAAATGAtagaaaaatggaaattataaaattataacaaaTTTACTAAGAATAAGGCGCGCTAATATAAtaatcaaatgaaaattaaagacTTGATGAAAATGTTCcaaaatgtaatatatattctctctCTAATATATACTAGACGAACGTACCCGCGTTACACACAGATATAATGgaattatttaaataagtAGAGTTTTGCATGATAATTTTCAATCTAAAAACATTATGATAAGTTTATACCGTATTACACGCTATATTATACAtgctttcaaaattttattaaatcagTAATTTAGatgtatttgattttaaagttgagtaaaattgagttttgattttaattggtttgtaatgattgtgttattgaattataaaacaaagtgtgaaaaagtaatgaatagttgagagaaagtaatgattgtgttgttgaattataagacaaagtgtgaaaaagtaatgaatagttgagagaaagtaatgattatattgttaaattgtgaaaaaagtaataaatagttgaaataaagtaatgatagtattgttgaattatgaaaaaaataatgaatagttgaaaaaatttagtattaaaaattgagttgaatagttaaaaaaattaaaaaaaaatggaaaaataataattgtattgttgaattgaaataagtggagttgatgtaaaaaaaaaattgaataccAAATGGGCCATTAATTTCTACAGTTTTATATTTAAACTCTTCTATttcatagaaaaaaattaagaaaatttgatgttaaaaaatggaaaagaaattaccaaaaagtagcaaataaaaaaaaggataaaagtGAGGCATTTTTCTTCTCAGGAAGATGGTGGTTAGTTTTTGAGATTTAAGGTgtgtttgtttcaatttaatcAAGATTAATGCTTAAAAGTGGGAAAGATGGGAAATGAGATTctatattatttaatcattaagtcAAAAACTACTTAATGAgttaagtaaaaatatttgacttaatgaaataagtcatttttcacttattggtGTTCTTTTTCCTTCACAAAACATATCCTcatctttattatttatcCACTCTTCCTATGGATTTTTtccttaactaattaagtgtttaatttttaagtatttaaGTTATCAAAAGCCACTTTACCTTTTTAACCTTGATCCAAGAGTCCTTATTAATTGAACAATGTTTGATATGGGTATTTTTGGAAGTAAAAGTGAGATGAAGTGAAGAAGTTCtggctttattatatattagtatagaTATAAAGAATGCCATGAGGTTTTTAACCGCCATTATTTTGATTAAAGGGGAGTTTGGTTTGGTTCGAGTTTTAAGATTACATGAAATGCGAAGATCAtgtaaaatgtaaaattattatGCATGATTTGACGGGTTATTTAGAATGAGAGTGATATATTtatcgaaaaaagaaagaatgtgagtgatactataatatatgatttatttttaaaaagatcaCATGTAGGTCTCGCAATTTTAATCTCGTTCTTAGTGGTTTATGTGTCTCAAATGCAAAGCCTTTACGGAGCATAGTTGTGAAATTTCAACTTGGGATGGTTAGTATTGTAAACAAATGTTGTAAAAAACTACGATCCAAAAGCTTGGGTTTTCCTTGTAAAATCCAAACATTCGTTATACGatatgccaaaaaaaaaaaaaaggcaccgcatgaaaatggttttcataattaaaaaatgaatatgCATCCTATCTGTTTGGTGCGATTATGCAATGTAGTAGGACCCATGGCTAACATAGTGGGGCTCAACACTCAAGCTTTGATTCCACACACCTTTCATTGTATAAGGAAAACACTATATCACCTAAATTATAATGTTTCCATGCTTTCGTTGGGACAGTTTATTGACTGAGTAAAGTCCTCATGGATTCCCTATACTTTCACTGGGACAATTTATTGACCGAGCGAAGTACTCATGGATTCCCCCCGTCAGGGCGAAGTCCTCATGGATTCCCCCATCAAGGCTATAAAATATCAACTTGGCCAATAAGCTATTTGACCATCTTTAACCTAAAAGCTCAAATGGATAGGTTATGTTATCTAATCTCTTGAATAACCAAACAaaccacgagttccacactcgagCCTGACTAACCATGATATTCTTGACTGTCTCGAAACTGAAACAATCATGTTTGGGCCACTACACAGGCACACTTTTGGCCGCCCTCACAAAGAGACCTTAGACTTGGCGTGATGCATTCTTGGCTGCCTCAAAACTGGGCCAACACACTTGGGCTACTACACAGGCACCTTTTGGCTACCCTCGCAAAGAGACCTTAGACTTGGCGTGGTGTAAAGCTCACACTTGTTGGCGGAAGCATAACTAGCTCTAATACTATGTAAAATAGTCACAGGGCGAATAAGTTATTGGGCACATTTCCAATCCAAAATCTCGAGTCGGTAAGTTGTTGTATCCAATCTTTTATAAAACCATTAGaatcttcttaattttttcacGTGGGATGTAAACTCTCAACATGCTAAAATATCCATTGAGTCAATAAGCTAGATTATGATActtaatctcttataaacccattAAAATCTTCTTAATTTTTGCATATGGAAGTTAAACTCTTAACATTCACTCTttcacgtgacaacgtgtggACTATCACGTGTTACGTACCCTTAAAATGGCCAACTCTAATACCACTTGTAACGGGCTCAAACTAGGAGCTCATGCTAAAGCATACCAACTCATATTAGTTCATGTTTGAAAAGCCAACACATACATAAATAGTAATATTCCTATTATTATACTTggggagagaaaaaaaataacggCATATGAGAATAGACTTGAGATCAAGATTGGCAAACATATCGGGCCTCGAGGGTATGGTAGCCTTCTGGCTTCCActgagattttcttttcttttcttttccaatgagtcgttttattttctataatgTTTGTTTTTTGAGCTATTGTATCATTATTAAACACAAGATGAAAGGGTTGTGCTGTGCATGGGCTGCGTTTATTGGACATATTAACAAATTGATGACCACTATTTGATAGGACATGTAGATAAAGTGAATTTTTATCCGCAATTAATATATGTCCAAAAGGTTGGCTTCATTTGGttcgaaaataataattctacTCAGCTTCACTCTGCTCTATTGTaccttcaattcaacaatataattattaatttttttaatcttttttcaatttaataataagttatctcacatattttttcttaataattattataactaattttttaatattaaatactcgaaactattcattacttttttgtcttttttttcaattttttaaaaattctttcatatactttttcttaaccattattaaactaaatttttaataataaattcaccaAATTATTTAGTCTCCGTTTGATGATAACTCTACTCCAAAACCAAATGACcacttagtttttttttcactatCGCATATGTGGTAAaattttatctattattaatcacattttttaaagattctttatttttctcgtGAAACCGATGATGTTCATAAACGTGAGTTCTTCGTAATTCACGGGGTGGAActcctttttgttttcttcctATTGAGGGCATGTAACCACAATAATAGCACGACACTTATCGCATAATGATTGGTAGGAATTTTAGAAGTCATACCATGCATTACTTACATTCTACGTGGTATCGTATGATGAGTTGATCCGGCTTTTAAAATtgcatatagatatagatgttgGTCGGCTCTCAAATTCCATGTTTGACTAATAACTGATATCTCAGTGGGTTCTGTGTTCATGAGGTCTTGATAAAACTGGTTAGGACACCTTCCAAAGAGTGTAAATCAAATCACATTTTCTCAGGATGGACGAGTTTCttactttatttttccagATTCGATTTTTTATTGGTGAAGATTTTCTAGTCTCAA from Punica granatum isolate Tunisia-2019 chromosome 2, ASM765513v2, whole genome shotgun sequence includes the following:
- the LOC116195326 gene encoding F-box protein SKIP23 → MAEWSMMPHELLDEISDHLDARSDVVRFRSVCSTWRSAVPPGRRLLPPRFPILPNEGIADFTLGFCLSKRSVYLLSVPHYPPGQVDPHRRGSSWLIKVKEDVPNRMALLNPLSRVESGPFPNNFPRVLDTSKIRVSELASEFVMQYMTYPHLARDPVSNGLNIYMEKVVFMGLNCTEFVVLTIHVSGKLAVYKSGDKRWSIIGDMPSPYDDVILFKDKFFAVDGTGRTVNVGLDLKLTEVAGPTFGGDKKFLVESLGELLLADMYLTVYADYEGPVDVEPDEFNSIVTERTVKFKVYKLDLKEKKWVEVRELGDRVLFLGEDCTFSASSSDLKACKGNCIFFTGEFYYSNGDDDGIFQGHDIGVFDMGTGRIGPLDDYIGYSELFWPPPEWITSRTAEVEGQLELLAL